CGATCATCTTTAGATCGTATCGCAAGTCGGGCTTATCGCTGCCGTAGCTCTCGGTCGCCTCTTTGTAGCTCATGCGGCGGAAGGGGATTTGTATATCGTATCCGCATGCGGCAAATACGTCTTTTAGCATATTTTCGGCCATATTTAGGATGTCTTCTTGCTCGATGAAGCTCATCTCGATATCTATCTGCGTAAATTCAGGCTGTCTATCGGCGCGCAAGTCCTCGTCGCGGAAGCATTTTGCGATCTGGAAGTATTTATCAAAGCCAGAACACATCAAAAGCTGTTTAAAAAGCTGTGGGCTTTGCGGCAGGGCGTAAAACTGGCCCGGATATACGCGGCTAGGCACTAGATAGTCTCTCGCACCCTCAGGCGTAGCGCGCGTTAAAATCGGCGTTTCAAACTCTATAAAGCCCATTTTATCTAGGCTGTTTCTAGCTGCGATTGCCGCTTTTGAGCGCATTTTAAAGATATTTTGAAGTTTTTCGTTTCTAAGGTCTAAAAATCTATATTTTAGCCTAATGTCCTCGTTTACGCTCTCGTCGCCGATGACGAAAGGTAGCACCTCGCTCGGGTTTTCTACTATCACTTCGCTAGCGATTACTTCGATCTCGCCCGTTTTTAGGCGTGGATTTACCAGGCCTTCGCCGCGAGCGCGGACCTTGCCTTTTATCCTTAGAACGTACTCGTCGCGAATGTGCGACGCTGCCTCGTGAGAGCTCTTGCTATCTGCAGGATCGCAGACGATCTGGATCAGTCCCGTGCGATCGCGCAGGTCCAAAAATATAACGCCGCCGTGGTCGCGGTAGGTATTTACCCAGCCGCAAAGCGTAACTTCTTTGCCTATGTCGGCACTGCTTAAATCAGTGCAGTAATGGCTACGCATTTTCACTCCTTTTGCTGTTTTTAACGCGCCCATTATACTAGAAATTTGCTTTTTCCCAGCTTTTTTAAAACAAAATGTGATAAAATCCGCTCTATGAAAAAAGAGAATTTATTGCTTCCTTCCAAGATAAAAACGGTCGGATTAGTCGCGAAAATCAACGGCGACGCGGTCAAAAACATGCGAATTTTGCGCGAGATTTTGGCTAGGTACGGCGTTCAAATTTTATTTGAAAACGCGGCGGCTAAACATCTAAATTTAAAAGAGGGCTCAAATTTGCAAGGATTTGAGGTGTGCGAGCTGGCTACGGAGTGCGATTTTTTGATCTCGCTCGGAGGCGACGGCACGATCATCTCGCTTTGTAGAAACGCGGCCGAGATTTCGCCCTTCGTGCTCGGCATTCATGCGGGCAGGCTGGGATTTTTGACCGATATCACGATGAATGAATGCGAGAAGTTTTTCGCCGAGTTTTTCGAGGGCAAATTTGAGGTCGAGACCCCTTTTATGCTTGACGTTTTTTTGCGCAAAAAAAGCGGCGAAATTTTACGCAAAATCGCATTTAACGACGCTGTAATCGTGGGCGAAAAGGTTGGCTCCATGACGCACGTGGAGGCCTTTTGGAACGAAAAATACTTTAACGCGTATTTTGGCGACGGCGTCATCGTCTCTACGCCGGTGGGATCAACCGGATACAACATGAGCGCGGGCGGGGCGATAACCTATCCTTTGAGCGAGGTGTTTTTGGTGACGCCCGTTTGCTCGCACTCGCTCACGCAGCGCCCGGTCGTGCTTCCGCGCGGATTTGAGATCAAATTTAAAACCGCGAGCGCGGCGGTGCTGGTTATCGACGGGCAGGATAGGTATAAGATGAGCGAGCTTGAGAGCGTAAGTATGACGCTAAGCGCGAACACGGCGCGGCTAATCCGCCACGTCGGGAGAGATTATTTTCAAATTTTAAAAGAAAAGCTGCATTGGGGTTATAATGATTGAGCGGATTTTGATAAAGCAAAATTTGAGTTTTGAAAACGTCGAGTTAAATTTCGGGCGCGGACTTAGCGTGTTTACTGGCGTGAGTGGTGCTGGTAAATCGGTCCTGATGGGCTCGATAATGGCGGTTTTGGGGCTAAAGGATAGCGAAGCAAAGCTGATAGAGGCCGACGTCTCGCATAAATTTGACCTTGAGGAATTCGGCCTTGAGAGCGAGGAGATAAATACCTTTAAGCTATTTCGCGACAAAACGACGCGGTATTTTATAAACTCGCAAGCCGTTTCTAAAAAAAATCTAGCCAGCATTGCCAAAGAGCACGTAAAATACCTATCCGCAAAGGAAATAAACGAATTTGAAAACGAGAGATTTTTAAATTTGCTAGATAGCTTGCAGGCGAAAAAAGACGCTAAATTTAACGAAATTTTTAGCGAATTTAGGCTCAAATTTGATGAATTTAGCCAAATTTCTCGCGAGCTGAAAAAAATAATCGAAGAAGAAAAAAGGGTGGAGGAGCTAAAAGAATTTGCTTCTTTCGAAATCAATAAAATAGAAAGCGTGAGCCCGAAAATCGGCGAATTTGACGAGCTAATGGAGCTAAAAAAGCGCCTAAGTAAAAAAGATAAAATTTTAGAAGCGTGGAATAGGGCGGAGCAAATTTTTAATTTCGAGCAACCCGTAGTAGACGCGCTAAACATCAGCGACGTCGATAGCAGCTTTTTTGAAGAGGCGATGAACGAACTGCGAGTAGCGCGTGAAAATCTAAACATGGACGAGCTAGAGGATGTGGATATCGAGGGCGTGCTAGACCGCATCGAGGCGATAAACTCGCTCGTGCGTCGCTACGGCGGCGAGGAGGAGGCTTTGCAGACGCTAAAAACGCGCAAGGCAGAGCTAGCAAGATACGAAAACATAAGCTTTGAAAAAAGCGAGCTGGAGCGTAAATTTAAGCAAAATGAAACCGCAGTAAACGCGCTGGCGGATAAAATCAGCCAGGCTCGCGCAGCAAATTTAAAAGAGCTTGAGTCGCTCATAAATTCGTTTCTAAAAGAGCTTTATATGAGTGAGATTTTATTAAAGATAAATAGCAAAACCCTAGACGCCGCAGGTAGGGATGAGGTAAATTTGAGCCTAAACGACACGGCGCTAAAAAATCTAAGCTCGGGCGAGCTAAACCGCCTAAGGCTAGCATTTATCGCAAGCGAAAGCAAGATCATGGGAGGCGGCGAGGGCGTCATAATCCTAGATGAAATAGACGCGAATCTAAGCGGAAAAGAGGCGATGAGTATCGCAAACGTGCTGCTAAATTTGGCCAAATTTTATCAAATTTTTGCTATCTCGCATCAGCCGCAACTTAGCTCTAAGGCTGATTCGCATTTTCTAGTCGAAAAGCGCGGCGAAACCTCGAACGTAAGGGAGCTAAAAGGCGAAGAGCGCGTATCTGAGCTAGCTAGAATGATAAGCGGCGAACGTATAACTGAGGAGGCGATAAATTTCGCTCGCCAGCTTTTGGTTGTTTAAGTTTGGCTTAAAATTTAGGTTGAAAAAAGAAAAGTAATGGTATATTTGCAAAAATTTTCAAATGGGAATATATGGAAAAAAATAAAATTTTAATAGTAGAAGATAATAAAGCTCTAGCCAAGCTAATCGCAAAAAAAATGGAAGACAAGGTCGAGATGGATATCGATGTGGCGCACACTATGGCTGAAGCGCAAGTGTTTTTAAATAATTCAAAAGATTATTTTATCGCGCTACTTGATCTAAATTTGCCAGACGCGCCAAACGGAGAAATCGTGGACTACGTTATCTCAAAAGGTCTGCCCAGTATCGTGCTAACGGGCAGTATAGATGACGCCACCAGAGAGAGTTTTATTCATAAAGATATCGTGGACTACGTCTATAAAGGCAATATGGACGACATAAATTATATATTTAAAACGATAAATCGTCTTAGCGACAACAGGCGGTACAAGGCAATGGTTGTTGAAGATTCTGCGCAACTTCGGAGTGTTCTAAAAAAAATATTAACCAGCCTTCAGTTTCATGTATTTACCGCTGCTCACGGCGAGGAGGCAATGAATTACTTTGCTGATAACCCTGATATTAAAATTATTGTTTCTGATTATAAAATGCCAGTAAAAGACGGCCTTGAGGTGTTAAAAGAAATAAGGACCGCCGGAGATAAAGATCAAATAGGCGTTATAATGATGACTAGCCCCGAAGATGGCGTAAACGGCGCGATGTTTTTGAAAAATGGAGCAAATGATTTTATTGCAAAACCTTTTGTAAAAGAGGAGCTTGTCTGCAGGGTAAATAATCTAATCGAAGCGATGGAAAATATAAATCAAATCGCTGATTTTGCCAATAGAGATTTTCTAACAGGGTTATTTAATAGGAGATATTTTTATGATGATATGCAGGAGTATTTATCGAGTATAGAGGAAAATCCTGCGCCTTATGCAGTTGCCTTGATAGATGTTGATGGACTAAAAGATATTAATGATAAGTATGGGCAAGACGGCGGTGATAAAATTTTAAAACACATAGCAAAAAGACTAATAGACGACACAAAAAGCAATGATATTGTTGCTAGATTTGGCAGTGGGGAATTTTGTGTTGTATTGAAAAATATGCCACAAGAGGATGCGGTGAAATTTTTAGTCAGTCTAAGGGCAGGCATGGCCGCCAATCCGATAAACATAAAAAACGAGCCTGTTAAAATTTCAGTTTCAATAGGGGTTACTTTTGGTAAGACAGATTATGCTGTAGATGAAATTTTAGATATAGCCGATGAGGCTCTTCATAGAGCAAAAGAAAATGGTCGAAATAGGGTAGAAATAGCCTGATGATAATAGATACACACTGTCATTTGGATGATAAAAGCTTTGATAGCGATATAGAAAAAGTTATCGCAAGCTCTCGAGAAAGCGGCATCGGCGGGATACTGATACCGGGGGCTGATATTAATGATTTACCAA
This region of Campylobacter showae CSUNSWCD genomic DNA includes:
- the aspS gene encoding aspartate--tRNA ligase; protein product: MRSHYCTDLSSADIGKEVTLCGWVNTYRDHGGVIFLDLRDRTGLIQIVCDPADSKSSHEAASHIRDEYVLRIKGKVRARGEGLVNPRLKTGEIEVIASEVIVENPSEVLPFVIGDESVNEDIRLKYRFLDLRNEKLQNIFKMRSKAAIAARNSLDKMGFIEFETPILTRATPEGARDYLVPSRVYPGQFYALPQSPQLFKQLLMCSGFDKYFQIAKCFRDEDLRADRQPEFTQIDIEMSFIEQEDILNMAENMLKDVFAACGYDIQIPFRRMSYKEATESYGSDKPDLRYDLKMIDVIDIFARSSNEIFSKIATEPKKNRIKALKVPNGDNIFSKREMNRFEEFVRKFGAQGLGYFQMKEDGLKGPLCKFFEQSDLDEIVARCELKVGDVVFFGAGKKKVVLDYMGRFRIFLAEQMGIIDQNKMEFLWVLDFPMFEQNDDGSYSAMHHPFTMPKNIDEPDLEDILSVAHDVVLNGYELGGGSVRIHKNDVQQKVFKLLGIDEAEQREKFGFLLDALSFGAPPHGGIAIGFDRLNMLVNKTNSIRDVIAFPKTQRAQCPLTKAPSEASAEQLRELGLRLREKEK
- a CDS encoding NAD(+) kinase, with the translated sequence MKKENLLLPSKIKTVGLVAKINGDAVKNMRILREILARYGVQILFENAAAKHLNLKEGSNLQGFEVCELATECDFLISLGGDGTIISLCRNAAEISPFVLGIHAGRLGFLTDITMNECEKFFAEFFEGKFEVETPFMLDVFLRKKSGEILRKIAFNDAVIVGEKVGSMTHVEAFWNEKYFNAYFGDGVIVSTPVGSTGYNMSAGGAITYPLSEVFLVTPVCSHSLTQRPVVLPRGFEIKFKTASAAVLVIDGQDRYKMSELESVSMTLSANTARLIRHVGRDYFQILKEKLHWGYND
- a CDS encoding AAA family ATPase, which produces MIERILIKQNLSFENVELNFGRGLSVFTGVSGAGKSVLMGSIMAVLGLKDSEAKLIEADVSHKFDLEEFGLESEEINTFKLFRDKTTRYFINSQAVSKKNLASIAKEHVKYLSAKEINEFENERFLNLLDSLQAKKDAKFNEIFSEFRLKFDEFSQISRELKKIIEEEKRVEELKEFASFEINKIESVSPKIGEFDELMELKKRLSKKDKILEAWNRAEQIFNFEQPVVDALNISDVDSSFFEEAMNELRVARENLNMDELEDVDIEGVLDRIEAINSLVRRYGGEEEALQTLKTRKAELARYENISFEKSELERKFKQNETAVNALADKISQARAANLKELESLINSFLKELYMSEILLKINSKTLDAAGRDEVNLSLNDTALKNLSSGELNRLRLAFIASESKIMGGGEGVIILDEIDANLSGKEAMSIANVLLNLAKFYQIFAISHQPQLSSKADSHFLVEKRGETSNVRELKGEERVSELARMISGERITEEAINFARQLLVV
- a CDS encoding GGDEF domain-containing response regulator, with the translated sequence MEKNKILIVEDNKALAKLIAKKMEDKVEMDIDVAHTMAEAQVFLNNSKDYFIALLDLNLPDAPNGEIVDYVISKGLPSIVLTGSIDDATRESFIHKDIVDYVYKGNMDDINYIFKTINRLSDNRRYKAMVVEDSAQLRSVLKKILTSLQFHVFTAAHGEEAMNYFADNPDIKIIVSDYKMPVKDGLEVLKEIRTAGDKDQIGVIMMTSPEDGVNGAMFLKNGANDFIAKPFVKEELVCRVNNLIEAMENINQIADFANRDFLTGLFNRRYFYDDMQEYLSSIEENPAPYAVALIDVDGLKDINDKYGQDGGDKILKHIAKRLIDDTKSNDIVARFGSGEFCVVLKNMPQEDAVKFLVSLRAGMAANPINIKNEPVKISVSIGVTFGKTDYAVDEILDIADEALHRAKENGRNRVEIA